TAGAACTTGTCCGTCTGCATCGAGAATTTGTGTAGATTGCATTGTTGCTCCCACAGGGAGAGGGGCATACTGAAGCAGCAAGCTTCCCGTAATGGTAAATGCCAGTAAGGCAAGCAGCGTCATCCAGCCAAGTCTACGTCTTATCTTTGTCCATTTGGATGGGATAGGCTTTACTTTGCTTGTTGTTTCGTCCATGAGGTCAGCCCCTTTGTATTCTAGGAGGGAATAGTTGCCTCTTTAGTATGGAAAAGGAACCCAATGGCTATTCCTTCAATAATGAATCTACATTGTTAAGTAGAAATTAAAGGTTGCTTTTTGGTACAATATAGTCGGTAATTGAGGATTTGACGAAATAAGGTCGACAGCTGGCGGAGATTATACTGGTGGCAAGGTCGTAACTATGACAAAAGGGGATTCATCATGCGATTAAATCAAGCGTACTCCGGCAACGTGTTTATATGTAGCTCAGATGATTATGCAGCTTCCAAAGCTGTTATTTATGGAATGCCTATGGATTATACGGTATCCTTTCGCCCAGGCTCTCGATTCGGCCCTGGTAGAATTCGTGAAGCTTCCGTTGGGTTAGAAGAATATAGCCCTTATCTCGACCGTAGTATCGTTGATCTGGCTTACTTCGATGCTGGTGATCTAATGCTGCCATTCGGTAATGCAGCGAAGAGCCTTGATATTATCGCAGATTTCGTTCGTGGTGTGCTCGCTGACGACAAGATTCCTGTCGGACTTGGTGGGGAGCACCTTGTTAGCTGGCCGGTTATTCAAGAGGTGTACAAGAAGTATCCGGATCTCGCTATTATCCATTTCGATGCCCACACCGATCTGCGTGAGGATTATGAGGGTGAGCCGCTTTCCCACTCCACCCCGTTGCGTAAAGCGGCGGAGCTGATGGGTCCTACGAATATATACCAATTCGGTATTCGTTCTGGATCGAAGGAAGATTGGACATATGCTCAGCAATCGGGCATTCATTTCCATCCGTTCGAGGTGGCTGAGCCATTGAAGCGGGAGCTACCTTCGCTCGAAGGTCGTCCTGTTTACGTGACGATTGATATTGACGTTCTTGACCCATCAGCCGCTCCGGGAACGGGCACAACTGAAGCTGGAGGCATTACCTCGAAGGAGCTGCTTGAGGCTGTTCATGCGATTGCTCGTTCTGGAGTAAATGTTGTCGGCTTCGATCTAGTCGAGGTTGCTCCCATTTATGATCCTACAGAGATGACACCTATCGTCGCTTCGAAGATCATTCGGGAAATGCTGCTAGGATTTGTGAAGTAATCGGATATCTCTATTGAAAATAGCCTCTGAGCACCGCGCATAATGCGGGGGTTCAGAGGCTATTTATTATTTATATAGATCCACTATGGTTACATTTCCTCTGGAGCTTTGATCCCTAGCAAGCTAAGCCCATGCTTTAAGACGTTTGCTACAGCTGCGGCTAAGCTTAATTTGGATAGAATCTCAGCTTCATCTGCGTCGTCGGTGATGATTTTACCGGAATTGTAGAAGCGATTGAAGTCTTTGGCCAGGTCCAGTAGAAATCTTGCCACGGAGAAGGGTTCATTTTCTTTAACTGCTTCCTGCAGTACAGATTCGTAGCGCGATAACGTCTTTAAGCATTCCCACGACGATTCTGATGACAGGTGAGAACCGTCTATGGAATATTTACCGCTTAAAACGTCATAATTCCCTCTCCTGAGCAAAGTACATATACGTGCATGGGTGTATTGAAGATAAGGTCCCGTCTCTCCGTCAAAGCTGACGGCATCCTCCAGATTGAAATCTACGGATAGCTGGCGATGATGCTTCAGATCCCCGAAGATAATAGCGCCAACCCCGACTGCTTCTGCAACCTGCTCTTTATTGGGCAGCTCTGAGTTTTTCTCGTTAATGATCTGTAACGCTCGTTGAACGGCCTCATCCAGAACCTCTTCAAGGAAAACGACCTTCCCTTTGCGAGTGGACATTTTCTTTCCATTAACGGTCATAAGCCCGAATGGGACATGCTGATATTGTCCAGCCCAATCAAAGCCCATCTTGTGTAGCACACTGAATACTTGTTGGAAATGGAGACTTTGTTCCGAGCCGACGACATACAGAACAATGTCAGCATGCAAAGCCTGCTTCCGATATAGGGCGGTAGCCAGATCACGAACTGCGTAAATGGTGGACCCGTCTTTCTTAAGGATGAGGCAAGGTGGAAGTCCTTGATCATCCAGACGTACAATCTGTGCTCCCTCATCTTCTTCTAGTAAAGAGAGCTCCCGAAGCTGGTGAACGACCGGATCTATTTTATCGTTATAGAAGCTCTCACCAGTGAAATGGTCGAAAGACACGTCCAAGCGAGCGTACACGCGGCGAAATTCTTTCATGCTTTCATCGACGAAAAACCGCCACAGATCGAGCGTTTCTGGATCGCCCTGCTCTAGCTTTACGAAGGCCTCGCGGGCTTCATCTTCAAGTTCCTGATGATTTTCTGTTTCCTCATGGAACTTCACGTATAGCCGCAAGCTTTCTTTAATAGGCTCTCGTTCGAGTGCATCCTGCGTGCCCCATCTTTGATATGCGACAATCAGCTTGCCGAACTGAGTACCCCAATCCCCCAGGTGATTGACGTTAATGACCTCATGCCCGGTCGCACGATAAATATTAACTAAGGCATTGCCGATCATGGTAGAGCGCAGGTGTCCAATACCGAACGGCTTGGCGATATTGGGGGATGACATATCGACGACGACACGTTTACCCATCCCGATGCTCGAGTGGCCATAGTTCACTTGGCTTGCGGCTGAAGCAATATCGCTTTTTAATTTCACAGATTTGAAGTTAAGGTTCAAATAACCGCCTGTAGCCGAGGCAACAATATCGGTTTGGCTGGCATTAATCCGTTCAGCAATCTCTCCAGCAATCTTCTGAGGAGATTGTTTAAGCTCCCGAGCAAATGTAAAGCAAGGCAATGAAACGTCGCCCATTTCCTTCTGTGGAGGATATTCTAGCCTAGGAGACAGCTCAGATGGGGATAGACCAACATGCGGTGCGATAAGCTGAGCAGCGATATTAATGAGCATAATGTACAAACCTCCTTGAAAATATAAAAATCCCCCGTCTCGTAAGAGACGGAGGATGATTCCGTGGTACCACTCTATTGGTATTCCCATAGGGAATCCACTCATAGGGTTAACGGCATAAGGCCGGGCTTCCCTACTTCATGTTCAGGAAGCCAACTCCCGAGTGCGCTTCACCCATAACCCGTTGTCGGCTTCCACCTACCCGACTCGCTGAATTCCGGATTTTATGAGCTACTCTCTCGTTCATCGTCTTTTAATTATTTCATTCATTATAGCCATCTCTTCTATTTCTATGCAACAAACAAAATCATCATTTGAATTGACCAACCGATCTGTATATAGTTATAACAAGAGTAAAGGGATTGTGGGAGATGAGAAAATGCCGGACAAACGAAGCGTGACCGTTAGCTTCCAAAGCTGGCAGCAGGAAGGCGCGCAGCAATCCATCCTATCAGGAGAGCTATACAAGCTTCGCTCGGGATGGACGCTTATTTATCGGGAGCCGCCTGACGAGAATGGGATTGAAACGATTAACACCCTTTTCGTCCACGAGAATGAAATACGGCTCAGGAGACGAGGAACCATTTTCCTAGAGCAGAGCTTTCGTGAGGGAGCTACCCTACCGGGTAAGATGGAAACCCCATATGGTTCTCATGATGTAGAAGCTTTAACGTCACTTCTGGAAATAGAACTATCGGATTCCGGGGGCGTTATTGAATGGAAATACGACTTGCTCATGCAAGATCAAGAAGTCGGTAGCTTTCATGTCCGACTCGATATTCAGGAGGAACAAGCAGGATGAGTATATTAGAACAATTGCAGGTTGCCGTTAAAGAGGCACTTGCGGACGCAACTTTGGAAGCGGGACTCGTAGCGACGAAGGATGAGCTCCCAACCATTACATTGGAAGTGCCGAAAGACAAAACACACGGAGATCTAGCGACTAATCTAGCTATGCAATTGACGAAGATCGCTAAGAAAAATCCTCGGCAAATCGCAGAGGCTATTATTGAAAAGCTGGGCACTGGACGAGCGTCCATTCAGTCCGCTGAAATTGCGGGACCAGGATTTATTAATTTTCGACTAGACAAGAGCTATTTGTATCCCATCATTGGTGAGGTATTAACTCAAGGTAAACAATATGGGAACGCCGCTACTAAACAAGGTAAGAAGGTTCAGGTAGAGTTCGTAAGTGCAAATCCGACAGGAAGTCTGCATCTAGGTCATGCCCGGGGAGCGGCAGTAGGGGATGCACTATGCAACGTACTCTCGGCAGCGGGCTGTGATGTTACACGCGAATATTACATTAATGATGCGGGCAACCAAGTCAATAATCTTGCTAAGTCTATAGAGGCTCGGTATCGCCAAGCGTTGGGACAGGCAGTTGAGATGCCGGAGGACGGCTATCATGGTGAGGATATTGTCGGATTTGCCAAGCAATTGGCGGAGCAGGAAGGCGATCGCCTACTCAGCTTGAGTGACGAGGAACGCTTTGATTACTTCCGGACATATGGACTTGAGAAGGAATTGGCGAAAATCAAACGCGATTTAGCGCGCTTTAACGTTCAATTCGACGAATGGTACAGCGAAAGCTCGTTATATGAGAATAATCAAGTAACCGTTGTGCTGGATGCGTTGAAGGCCCAAGGTCACGTCTATGAGCTAGATGGTGCAGTTTGGCTGTCCTCTACGACCTTTGGCGATGATAAAGATAGGGTTCTCGTGAAAAATGACGGAAGCTACACTTATCTGACACCAGATGCTGCGTATCATATGGGGAAATATGCGCAGGGTTATGATGAGATGATTAATATTTGGGGCGCAGACCATCACGGCTACATTCCCCGGATGAAAGCGGCTATGGCTGCACTAGGCAACGACCCAGAAAAGCTCACCGTGCTTATTGCGCAGATGGTTAGTCTGTTCCAAAATGGTGAGAAGGTTAAGATGTCCAAGCGGACGGGTAAGGCGGTAACGATGGAGGATCTCATGGATGAGGTTGGTGTCGATGCCATCCGTTACTTCTTCACTATGCGGAGTATGGATTCCCATCTAGATTTCGATATGGATCTCGCGGTGTCGAAGTCCAATGAAAACCCCGTGTTCTATGTTCAATATGCGCACGCACGTATTTGTAGCATTTTCCGTCAAGCGGAGGAGCAAGGAATTGTTATACGGCCATGGCAGGACGCGACAATATCCAAGCTCGTCACTGAGCAGGAATTCGATCTATTGAGGAAAATAGGTGAGCTGCCAGAGACGATAGCAGAAGCAGCTCGCATATATGCACCACATACCATTATTCGATATGTTTACGAGCTAGCCTCTCTGTTCCATAGCTATTACAAGGCGGAGCGGGTTATCACTGAAGATGTAGAGCAGAGCCAAGCTAGACTGCAATTGCTGGCCGCACTTCAGATCACCCTTGCTAATACGCTTGCCCTTGTAGGGGTATCAGCACCAGATAAAATGTAATTTCAGAGAAGATCTGCAGCTTTAATCATACGCTTCACGTTAAGCTCCCCGGCCATTCGGGGGGCTTTTCTGCTATTTCGCAAAGGCTTGGCAGACCTTTTGATGATGGATTTGATTTGTCCAGGCGTCAAACCAGGCTTAAGAGATAGTAGCAGGGCTATAGCTCCAGTAACATGGGAGGTTGCCATAGAGGTGCCGCTCATCTCGCGATGCTTGCCCCTTAACCACGCAGAAACGATGCGGTCACCGGGGGCATAGATATCTATGAGACTGCTTCGATTGGTAAAGGATGCAATCCGACTTTGTTGGTTAGTTGCGCCTACTGCAATAGTCTTAGTGTAATGAGCCGGATAATCAATCGTTCCTATGCTGCCGTCATTACCTGATGAAGCAACGATTAATATGCCTGAGCGATAGGCATTGTTTACAGCGTTAAGCAGAGATCTACTTTTGGTTTTCATGCCAAAGCTCATATTAACGACATCCATCTGATTGTGAACGCACCACTCAATACCGAGAATAATGTCAGATACGAATGCTGTCCCATTGTGGTCGAATGCTTTGATGGGATGGATTAAAGCGCGAGGCGCAACGCCGATCATTCCTTGCAGCTCATTTGCCGCCGCGATTGTGCCAGAAATATGGGTTCCGTGTCCATTGTCGTCTTGGGGCAGAGCCATTCGATGCAGCAGGTTAATGCCTCGCTCTAGGGAATGTCGTAAATCAGGATGAGTGAAGTCGACCCCTGTATCAATAACGCCGACTTTAACGCGATGTCCTGTTGTGCGGTTCCAAACCTGAGGAGCTTGTATATGCTTTACTCCCCATGGTATTCCCTTCTCTGTAACGACAGAGCCTTTGGGTAAGGCGTGAACGCGCACAGGTATATCCTCCTCCCATAACAGTCTGCCGTTTAATGACGGGGGTAAGTCCCGTGGCTCAGCAGGAAGGGATATTGCCTGAATTAGGTCTAAGTGACGGATGATCGGACGTTTCTGCAAATCAGAGCAATTAGCTTGTTTAGCTTGCATCGTCAGCAGGAATTGTTCGTAATCATCGGGATTTGAGAAACGGAGTATGCCTCTTCGGCTTGGCTCCTCTGCAGAGTAGGGGGAACTCTGGAGCCACTCCACGATATCGCTTGCATCCAATGCGACTTCCCTCCCCGATGAATGTGCAGTCCAAGTGAGCGCGAGTTCATGCTCCCTTTCTGCCGTGTTCTCTACTGTATGAACAGAGGATAATAAAAGCTTGGGAATGTGGCCTTTTTTGGCAGGAAATAGGCGGCGTTCCGTGTCATTTCTGTGCTTCTGACATAGGATGGATGGAGAGTTTCCCGGCGAGACTCTTGGTCATGCCGGTTCCTCCGCCCGCGGAGTGGCCGGGAAGGGATACAGTCGAAAAGCGAAGGTGTTGTCCACTGAGGACACGCCTTCGCTTTTTCGGTTATTCGGAAATGATAAAATTAGTATAAAATCGTAAAAGTCTGTTTCTGCGACTTGCATTTTTAGGCAAAATACGGTTTACTAAAGGTTGACAAATCAAACGTGAAGGTTTTTACCGGCGATTCAAGAAGGTTACGCTATCTGCTTAACTTTCTTTGAGTCACCTGAGCTTAATGTATACCCGTCCAAAGTGAGATGATCGCCATCGGTGCTCGTGCCGTACGCAATCGTTAACATTGACGGCAAAGCTGTTAAGCTTGGTTCACATACAGAGAGGATGGAAGTCACGTGAGCGCCGACTACGTGCTGAAACTCGACTCCGAGAAAATTCGCGAAATGCCGATGGTTGATCTTGCTTATGAATTGCTTAAATCAGCCAACACTCCGTTTTACTATCGCGATCTGATGATTGAAATTGCCAAGATGCGCGGTCTTACCGACAGCCAGGTTACAGACGTAATTGCTCAACTGTATACAGAAATCAATATTGATGGTCGTTTTGCATGTGTTGGAGGTAATGTTTGGGGTCTCAAACGCTGGTACCCTGTAGAACGTTCCGACGATCCAATGAACGGTGGAGCTAAGCGCCCTCGTATCATTAATGATGATGACGACGAAGATGATGATGATCTGTACGGTGAGGAAGAGGATACTGCATCCGCGGATGAAGGTCCTTATGGTCTGTTTGACGAAGAGCGTGAGGAAGTGTTCGAGGAAGGCGAAGAAGCGGCCGAAGCCGATGAGGAAGTTATCATCGAAGAGGACGAGGATTCTGATATCGAGGAAGATCTCGGTGGAAAAGCTGGAGACGAAGACGACGATTTTGATGACGAAGATGATGATGACTTGGCTGACGATGAAGACGAGGATGAGTCATAAAAACGTCATCTAAGAGCTTGCTTTAAGAGTATACGAACGTCCAAAAGATGTGTGTTCGTTTTACTTGACACCGCCCATCCGAGACGGTAAACTTATGCTTGGGCTTTAGAAGCGGGTTTTTCCATAGCATAGGAATTTAAAAAGTGCCCCCATTTATTGGGTGACACTTTTTTCTTTTTTCGCCCTGTTTTTATCAGGGTAAGGCTTAGAAATGTAACGACAATAAGATGCCGCAAGGGCATTACGTGGGAGGTTTCGTACAGGGTGACCAAATATATTTTTGTAACAGGCGGTGTAGTTTCATCGCTCGGCAAGGGCATTACCGCCGCCTCTTTGGGACGGCTGCTTAAGAACCGTGGACTGAAAGTAACCATTCAGAAGTTCGACCCTTATATCAACGTAGATCCAGGTACTATGAGTCCTTACCAGCATGGGGAAGTATTCGTAACCGACGACGGAGCGGAAACCGACCTTGACTTGGGACATTACGAGAGATTTATCGATATTAATCTATCGAAGAATAGCAACGTAACGACTGGTAAAATTTATTCAACTGTTATTAGTAAGGAACGCCGCGGAGAATACTTGGGTGGAACGGTACAAGTTATTCCGCATATTACCAATGAAATTAAAGACCGTGTATTCCGTGCAGGTAAAGAAGCTGGATCCGACGTAGTTATTACGGAAATCGGCGGAACAGTCGGCGATATCGAGAGTTTGCCTTTCCTTGAAGCCATTCGTCAAATCAAGAGCGACATTGGTCGCGATAATGTTATGTATATCCATGTTACGCTTATCCCTTATATTAAGGCTGCCGGTGAAGTGAAAACAAAGCCGACCCAGCATAGCGTTAAGGAGCTTCGTAGTATCGGTATTCAGCCTAACATGATCGTATGTCGGACAGAGTATCCTCTTGCAGAAGATTTGAAGCGGAAAATTGCTTTGTTCTGTGATATTGATGCCAATGCTGTTATTGAATGCCGCGATGCCCCTACATTGTATGAAGTGCCGTTAAACCTTCGTGAGCAAGGCTTGGACGATTATGTCGTTAAGCATTTGAACTTAACGGTTGGCGCTCCTGATATGAAAGAATGGGAAGCGCTCGTTGCCCGTGTGAAATCGCTCAAGAAGACGACTGAAATTGCCATCGTCGGCAAATATGTCGCGCTGCATGATGCTTACCTGAGTATTGTTGAATCCCTTGCGCATGCGGGTATCGACGCAGATGCGGAAGTTAATATTCGTTGGGTTAATGCTGAAGAGATTACTCCAAGTAATGTGGACAAGCTACTCGGCGGTGTTCAAGGTATTCTTGTTCCTGGTGGCTTCGGTGATCGGGGAATCGAGGGTAAGATTACAGCTATTCGTTACTCCCGTGAGAATGGAGTTCCGTTCTTCGGTATTTGTCTTGGTATGCAGGTTGCTGTCATTGATTATGCTCGTAACATGGCTGGTCTTGACGGTGCGAACAGCTCTGAAATCCATCCGGCAACACCTTATCCTGTTATTGATCTTCTGCCTGAGCAGAAGGATATCGAGGATCTTGGCGGAACGATGCGTTTGGGCTTATATCCGTGTAAGCTAGTGCCGGGAAGCTTAGCTGCTCAATGCTATGGGGATGAGCTTGTTTATGAGCGTCATCGTCACCGGTATGAATTTAATAACGAATACCGTGAGCGTATTGAATCCGCTGGGTTGAAGATTTCAGGAACTTCTCCAGATGGACGTTTGGTAGAGATGATCGAGCTTCCGGGACATCCTTGGTTCCTTGCCGTACAATTCCATCCAGAATTTACTTCTCGTCCGAATCGCCCGCAACCATTATTTAGAGAATTCGTTAAGGCGGCTCTTCGTCACTCCGAAGCTTAATTATAGGTATTAAAGAATTTTAATAATGTTAGCTATCGAACCGTTCCGGCTTAGTGCTGGAACGGTTTTTAGAATCCATATCCATTTAACGGCATGATATTAAAGTTGTTTGTAATGGAGAATAATATATATTACAACTCTTCTACATAATTTTTACATGGAAAGAGAAGGAATTTGCACTCTGAATCACGAATAAGGCTACAATAGTGAATCGAGGGGATGAGCTCTTGGATAAAAAGAGATTGTTGATTGTTGATGATCAAGTGGGCATCCGTATTCTATTGTTAGAAGTATTTGCCACAGAGGGTTATGAAACCTTCCAAGCAGCGAATGGTCGAACGGCCTTGGAAATTGTGAGAAGCCATCGTCCGGACCTCGTATTGTTAGATATGAAGATACCGGGAATGGATGGGCTAGAAATACTGAAACAGATCAAGGAGCATGATCGCAGCATTAAGGTGATTATGATGACAGCATATGGTGAGCTTGACATGATCAAGGAAGCAACCGACTTAGGAGCTTTGATGCATTTTACAAAACCGTTCGATATTGATGAAATGAGACTTGCTGTTAATATGCAAATGGGAGAAGGCTCGTCGTCGCGATTTGCTACTGGAAGCTAAGCGATACTGATGCTTCTGTAAGCTCATGGGCGGAAACACCCGTTCGGTTTACTTCGCAAAGTCATTTTGTGTTATAATAACGCAGTATGTACGAGTCGTGAGAAATCGAATGAAATTGCAGGAGGAATTGTAATTATGCCATTAGTATCGATGTCCGAGTTTTTGCCGCAAGCCAAAGCAGGTAAATATGCAGTTGGCCAATTTAACATGAACAATCTTGAGTTTGCTCAAGCTATCACAGATGCAGCAATCGAAGAGAATTCCCCATTTATT
This portion of the Cohnella abietis genome encodes:
- the rpoE gene encoding DNA-directed RNA polymerase subunit delta, encoding MSADYVLKLDSEKIREMPMVDLAYELLKSANTPFYYRDLMIEIAKMRGLTDSQVTDVIAQLYTEINIDGRFACVGGNVWGLKRWYPVERSDDPMNGGAKRPRIINDDDDEDDDDLYGEEEDTASADEGPYGLFDEEREEVFEEGEEAAEADEEVIIEEDEDSDIEEDLGGKAGDEDDDFDDEDDDDLADDEDEDES
- a CDS encoding DUF1934 domain-containing protein → MPDKRSVTVSFQSWQQEGAQQSILSGELYKLRSGWTLIYREPPDENGIETINTLFVHENEIRLRRRGTIFLEQSFREGATLPGKMETPYGSHDVEALTSLLEIELSDSGGVIEWKYDLLMQDQEVGSFHVRLDIQEEQAG
- the speB gene encoding agmatinase, with the protein product MRLNQAYSGNVFICSSDDYAASKAVIYGMPMDYTVSFRPGSRFGPGRIREASVGLEEYSPYLDRSIVDLAYFDAGDLMLPFGNAAKSLDIIADFVRGVLADDKIPVGLGGEHLVSWPVIQEVYKKYPDLAIIHFDAHTDLREDYEGEPLSHSTPLRKAAELMGPTNIYQFGIRSGSKEDWTYAQQSGIHFHPFEVAEPLKRELPSLEGRPVYVTIDIDVLDPSAAPGTGTTEAGGITSKELLEAVHAIARSGVNVVGFDLVEVAPIYDPTEMTPIVASKIIREMLLGFVK
- a CDS encoding CTP synthase, with product MTKYIFVTGGVVSSLGKGITAASLGRLLKNRGLKVTIQKFDPYINVDPGTMSPYQHGEVFVTDDGAETDLDLGHYERFIDINLSKNSNVTTGKIYSTVISKERRGEYLGGTVQVIPHITNEIKDRVFRAGKEAGSDVVITEIGGTVGDIESLPFLEAIRQIKSDIGRDNVMYIHVTLIPYIKAAGEVKTKPTQHSVKELRSIGIQPNMIVCRTEYPLAEDLKRKIALFCDIDANAVIECRDAPTLYEVPLNLREQGLDDYVVKHLNLTVGAPDMKEWEALVARVKSLKKTTEIAIVGKYVALHDAYLSIVESLAHAGIDADAEVNIRWVNAEEITPSNVDKLLGGVQGILVPGGFGDRGIEGKITAIRYSRENGVPFFGICLGMQVAVIDYARNMAGLDGANSSEIHPATPYPVIDLLPEQKDIEDLGGTMRLGLYPCKLVPGSLAAQCYGDELVYERHRHRYEFNNEYRERIESAGLKISGTSPDGRLVEMIELPGHPWFLAVQFHPEFTSRPNRPQPLFREFVKAALRHSEA
- the argS gene encoding arginine--tRNA ligase; protein product: MSILEQLQVAVKEALADATLEAGLVATKDELPTITLEVPKDKTHGDLATNLAMQLTKIAKKNPRQIAEAIIEKLGTGRASIQSAEIAGPGFINFRLDKSYLYPIIGEVLTQGKQYGNAATKQGKKVQVEFVSANPTGSLHLGHARGAAVGDALCNVLSAAGCDVTREYYINDAGNQVNNLAKSIEARYRQALGQAVEMPEDGYHGEDIVGFAKQLAEQEGDRLLSLSDEERFDYFRTYGLEKELAKIKRDLARFNVQFDEWYSESSLYENNQVTVVLDALKAQGHVYELDGAVWLSSTTFGDDKDRVLVKNDGSYTYLTPDAAYHMGKYAQGYDEMINIWGADHHGYIPRMKAAMAALGNDPEKLTVLIAQMVSLFQNGEKVKMSKRTGKAVTMEDLMDEVGVDAIRYFFTMRSMDSHLDFDMDLAVSKSNENPVFYVQYAHARICSIFRQAEEQGIVIRPWQDATISKLVTEQEFDLLRKIGELPETIAEAARIYAPHTIIRYVYELASLFHSYYKAERVITEDVEQSQARLQLLAALQITLANTLALVGVSAPDKM
- a CDS encoding S8 family peptidase is translated as MDASDIVEWLQSSPYSAEEPSRRGILRFSNPDDYEQFLLTMQAKQANCSDLQKRPIIRHLDLIQAISLPAEPRDLPPSLNGRLLWEEDIPVRVHALPKGSVVTEKGIPWGVKHIQAPQVWNRTTGHRVKVGVIDTGVDFTHPDLRHSLERGINLLHRMALPQDDNGHGTHISGTIAAANELQGMIGVAPRALIHPIKAFDHNGTAFVSDIILGIEWCVHNQMDVVNMSFGMKTKSRSLLNAVNNAYRSGILIVASSGNDGSIGTIDYPAHYTKTIAVGATNQQSRIASFTNRSSLIDIYAPGDRIVSAWLRGKHREMSGTSMATSHVTGAIALLLSLKPGLTPGQIKSIIKRSAKPLRNSRKAPRMAGELNVKRMIKAADLL
- the argS gene encoding arginine--tRNA ligase, giving the protein MLINIAAQLIAPHVGLSPSELSPRLEYPPQKEMGDVSLPCFTFARELKQSPQKIAGEIAERINASQTDIVASATGGYLNLNFKSVKLKSDIASAASQVNYGHSSIGMGKRVVVDMSSPNIAKPFGIGHLRSTMIGNALVNIYRATGHEVINVNHLGDWGTQFGKLIVAYQRWGTQDALEREPIKESLRLYVKFHEETENHQELEDEAREAFVKLEQGDPETLDLWRFFVDESMKEFRRVYARLDVSFDHFTGESFYNDKIDPVVHQLRELSLLEEDEGAQIVRLDDQGLPPCLILKKDGSTIYAVRDLATALYRKQALHADIVLYVVGSEQSLHFQQVFSVLHKMGFDWAGQYQHVPFGLMTVNGKKMSTRKGKVVFLEEVLDEAVQRALQIINEKNSELPNKEQVAEAVGVGAIIFGDLKHHRQLSVDFNLEDAVSFDGETGPYLQYTHARICTLLRRGNYDVLSGKYSIDGSHLSSESSWECLKTLSRYESVLQEAVKENEPFSVARFLLDLAKDFNRFYNSGKIITDDADEAEILSKLSLAAAVANVLKHGLSLLGIKAPEEM
- a CDS encoding response regulator — its product is MDKKRLLIVDDQVGIRILLLEVFATEGYETFQAANGRTALEIVRSHRPDLVLLDMKIPGMDGLEILKQIKEHDRSIKVIMMTAYGELDMIKEATDLGALMHFTKPFDIDEMRLAVNMQMGEGSSSRFATGS